A window of Arcobacter acticola genomic DNA:
GCTAGAGGATTAAGATCTATTTTAGAAGATATTATGTTAGATATTATGTTTGATCTTCCAAAATACAAAAATAAAACTATTACAATTTCAAAAGAAGTTGTTCTTAAAACTAAAGAACCAAAAGTAGCATAAAAAGGATATAAAAGTGTTTTTAGATAAATTAATAGGTCTCTTTTCAAATGATATGGCAATTGACTTGGGAACAGCAAATACAATTGTTTCAGTAAGAGGAAAAGGTATCATTATAAATGAGCCTTCTGTTGTTGCTGTTCAAAAAGACAGAAATGGTAGAGATAGAATTTTAGCTGTTGGTCAAGAAGCTAAACAAATGATTGGGAAAACTCCTTTAAATATTCAAGCTGTTCGTCCTATGCAAGATGGTGTTATTGCCGATTTTGAAATGACAGAAAGAATGATTAGATATTTTATTGAAAAAGCACATTCTAGAAAATCTTTTATACGTCCAAGAATTATTATTTGTATTCCTTATGGTATTACTCAAGTTGAGAAAAAAGCCGTTGAAGAATCAGCAATGAGCGCAGGAGCTAGAGAAGTTTATCTAGTAGAAGAACCAATGGCAGCTGCAATTGGTGCTGGAATTCCTGTATCTGATCCAGCTGGTTATGTTGTTGTTGATATTGGTGGTGGTACAACTGAAATTGGTGTTACTTCACTTGGCGGATTAGTTCTTTGTAAATCAATAAAAGTTGCAGGTGATAAATTTGATAAATCAATTATCGAACATGTAAGACAAAACTTCAATTTATTTATTGGTGAAAGAACTGCTGAAAATATCAAAAT
This region includes:
- a CDS encoding rod shape-determining protein — encoded protein: MFLDKLIGLFSNDMAIDLGTANTIVSVRGKGIIINEPSVVAVQKDRNGRDRILAVGQEAKQMIGKTPLNIQAVRPMQDGVIADFEMTERMIRYFIEKAHSRKSFIRPRIIICIPYGITQVEKKAVEESAMSAGAREVYLVEEPMAAAIGAGIPVSDPAGYVVVDIGGGTTEIGVTSLGGLVLCKSIKVAGDKFDKSIIEHVRQNFNLFIGERTAENIKIEIGTAVKLETELKMKVKGRDNSGLLSTIELGSEGVRIAIKEPLKEIVSAIKSVLENMPPDLASDIVDNGVIITGGGALIRGLDTYLADIIKLPVRIADEPLLSVAYGTSQVLDQEELLKLITNA